One genomic window of Monodelphis domestica isolate mMonDom1 chromosome 1, mMonDom1.pri, whole genome shotgun sequence includes the following:
- the TMEM250 gene encoding transmembrane protein 250 produces MPVIPIPRRVRSFHGPHTTCLHSACGPVRTTHLVRTKYNNFDIYLKSRWMYGFIRFLLYFSCSLFTSILWVALSILFCLQYLGIRIFLRFQYKLSIILLLLGRRRVDFSLMNELLIYGIHVTMLLVGGLGWCFMVFVDM; encoded by the coding sequence ATGCCTGTAATTCCCATACCCCGGCGTGTGCGGTCTTTTCACGGCCCCCATACCACATGCCTGCATTCTGCCTGTGGGCCTGTAAGAACCACTCACTTAGTGCGTACCAAGTACAACAACTTCGACATCTATTTGAAGTCCCGATGGATGTATGGATTTATTCGCTTCCTGCTGTATTTCAGCTGCAGCCTGTTTACCTCCATCCTCTGGGTGGCGCTCTCCATCCTGTTTTGCCTTCAATACCTTGGCATCCGCATCTTTCTGCGTTTCCAGTACAAGCTGTCCATCATTCTCCTACTGCTGGGACGAAGGCGGGTTGATTTCAGCTTGATGAATGAGCTGCTCATTTATGGGATTCATGTGACTATGCTGCTGGTGGGAGGTCTGGGCTGGTGTTTCATGGTCTTTGTGGACATGTAA